The DNA region GCAGGCGGTAGGTCCCCCCGCAGACCTAGTTGTACATCAAGCCTATCGAAATGGTCGGCTTTTGGGAAAACGACGCTCACGGCAGCGGGCAAGGCCACCCGATCGGGTCGTTCCGGGTCTTCCGGCGGCGTAATCGTCAGCGCCGGGCGGTCGCCGGCCACCGACGGCCGGGCGACCTACCCATGCCACCCCTCCATGATCAAGAGGGGATTTCGCTACGAAACGCCGAGCGAATCCCCTCTTGATCATGGAGCAGGAGAGTGGGGTCGCTCGCCCCCCCGCCCCGCCCCCGCCCCCGCCCTCGCCCCGCCCCATGATCGTGATCGGAAAAAGCCGCGAAACGCCGACGGAATCCGATCACGATCATGGAAGCGCGGGCGGCGGGCGGCGATCGGAGACGGACGGGCGGTGGCGGGCGGGAGGTCCTACGCGGTGCGAGACCTCTTGCTCGGCTTGGGCCGGGAGCGCTCCTCGACCTGGAGCTCACGCTCGGCACCGGGCTCGCCGCGGTCGAGTTGCCGGCTGCGTTCCAGCTCGGCGTTGAGCTCGGCGCCGAAGAGGATCGCCAGGTTGGTCAGCCACAGCCAGACCAGGAAGACGATCACGCCACCGAGCGCGCCGTAGGTCTTGCTGTATGAGCCGAAGTTGGCCACGAAGAACGCGAATCCGGCCGAGGCGACGAGCCACACGATGACGGCGAGAGCGGTGCCGGGGAG from Mycobacteriales bacterium includes:
- a CDS encoding YihY/virulence factor BrkB family protein, translating into YEVEEGRGFIKLRPLQLVVTLVLVLLLAVVLLALALTGPIAGKVGSAVGAGSAAVTAWNIAKWPVLLLVVIAMIAVLYYAAPNAKLGGFKKVLPGTALAVIVWLVASAGFAFFVANFGSYSKTYGALGGVIVFLVWLWLTNLAILFGAELNAELERSRQLDRGEPGAERELQVEERSRPKPSKRSRTA